A part of Curtobacterium sp. MCLR17_036 genomic DNA contains:
- a CDS encoding PLDc N-terminal domain-containing protein → MSVLLPGITVVLLVFALIDILTKNDDQIRGLPKIAWVILVILVPVVGSIVWFAIGHDWAPGERNHGRYLEPARHEDRYATLGDARNAHGDKRVSGTEQELAELEREIEYWEAQARLKRAKEAAGEGDAPAVN, encoded by the coding sequence ATGAGCGTCCTGCTGCCCGGCATCACCGTCGTCCTGCTGGTCTTCGCCCTGATCGACATCCTGACGAAGAACGACGACCAGATCCGGGGCCTGCCGAAGATCGCGTGGGTGATCCTCGTCATTCTGGTGCCGGTCGTCGGCAGCATCGTCTGGTTCGCAATCGGGCACGACTGGGCTCCGGGGGAACGCAACCACGGCCGGTACCTCGAGCCCGCGCGGCACGAAGACCGCTACGCCACGCTCGGCGACGCCCGGAACGCGCACGGCGACAAGCGGGTGAGCGGCACCGAGCAGGAGCTCGCGGAACTCGAGCGCGAGATCGAGTACTGGGAGGCCCAGGCCCGTCTCAAGCGGGCGAAGGAGGCCGCCGGCGAAGGCGACGCTCCCGCTGTGAACTGA
- a CDS encoding ABC-F family ATP-binding cassette domain-containing protein yields the protein MAHLLGAENLHLEFPTKVVFDSVTLGIDEGDRIGVVGRNGDGKSTLLALLAQRLEPDDGRVTHRRGLTIGYLDQRDILPEGATVGSTVVGDLEEHEWAGDPKIRDIIGGLVSDIPWDVSVDDLSGGQRRRVALARLLVGDWDVLFLDEPTNHLDVEGIEWLAGHINRRWSSNQGGMVVVTHDRWFLDAVSTDTWEVHDGVVDPFEGGYAAYILQRVERDRQAATIEQRRQNLARKELAWLRRGAPARTSKPKFRIDAANALIDDVPPIRDAVALSRTATARLGKDVVDLLDVSVSFDGTQILDRIEWRIAPGERTGILGPNGAGKSTLLNLVSGRLQPTSGRVKTGKTVQVAVLDQQLADLQQFADDRVREVVARKKTSYVADGKEMTPSQLLERLGFTSEQLSTPVKDLSGGQKRRLQLMLILLDEPNVLILDEPTNDLDTDMLAAMEDLLDTWPGTLLVVSHDRYLLERVTDQQYAVLGGHLRHLPGGVDEYMRLREAGTGGGTASAAAAASAGRPDTVGGTGSAGAVAGSAAAAGSGASAAAASGLSGADRRTAEKEMSALDRKIAKVGADRKKLLDQFATHDQSDYAGLGELQTKLGALEAEVEQLEERWLEVAELLGV from the coding sequence GTGGCTCATCTCCTCGGCGCCGAGAACCTGCATCTCGAGTTCCCCACCAAGGTCGTCTTCGACAGCGTCACCCTCGGCATCGACGAGGGTGACCGGATCGGCGTGGTCGGTCGGAACGGCGACGGCAAGTCGACGCTCCTCGCGCTGCTGGCCCAGCGCCTCGAGCCGGACGACGGCCGGGTCACGCACCGCCGCGGCCTGACGATCGGCTACCTGGACCAGCGCGACATCCTGCCCGAGGGCGCGACCGTCGGCAGCACCGTCGTCGGCGACCTCGAGGAGCACGAGTGGGCCGGTGACCCGAAGATCCGCGACATCATCGGCGGGCTGGTCTCGGACATCCCGTGGGACGTCAGCGTCGACGACCTGTCCGGTGGGCAGCGTCGCCGTGTGGCACTCGCGCGGCTGCTCGTCGGCGACTGGGACGTCCTGTTCCTGGACGAGCCGACCAACCACCTGGACGTCGAGGGCATCGAGTGGCTCGCCGGGCACATCAACCGCCGCTGGTCGTCGAACCAGGGCGGCATGGTCGTCGTGACGCACGACCGGTGGTTCCTCGATGCCGTGTCGACCGACACGTGGGAGGTCCACGACGGTGTCGTCGACCCCTTCGAAGGCGGCTACGCCGCGTACATCCTGCAGCGCGTCGAGCGTGACCGGCAGGCCGCCACGATCGAGCAGCGCCGCCAGAACCTGGCCCGCAAGGAGCTCGCGTGGCTCCGCCGCGGCGCCCCGGCCCGCACGAGCAAGCCGAAGTTCCGCATCGACGCGGCGAACGCCCTGATCGACGACGTCCCGCCCATCCGCGACGCGGTCGCGCTGTCCCGGACGGCGACCGCGCGCCTCGGCAAGGACGTCGTCGACCTGCTCGACGTCAGCGTCTCGTTCGACGGCACGCAGATCCTCGACCGCATCGAGTGGCGCATCGCCCCGGGGGAGCGGACCGGCATCCTCGGCCCGAACGGCGCCGGCAAGTCGACGCTGCTCAACCTCGTCTCGGGTCGGCTGCAGCCGACGAGCGGGCGGGTGAAGACCGGCAAGACCGTCCAGGTCGCGGTGCTCGACCAGCAGCTCGCCGACCTGCAGCAGTTCGCCGACGACCGCGTGCGCGAGGTCGTGGCCCGCAAGAAGACGAGCTACGTCGCCGACGGCAAGGAGATGACGCCGTCGCAGCTGCTCGAGCGGCTCGGCTTCACCTCGGAGCAGCTCTCCACCCCGGTGAAGGACCTGTCCGGTGGGCAGAAGCGGCGCCTGCAGCTCATGCTCATCCTGCTCGACGAGCCGAACGTGCTCATCCTCGACGAGCCCACCAACGACCTCGACACCGACATGCTCGCCGCCATGGAGGACCTGCTCGACACCTGGCCCGGCACCCTGCTCGTCGTCAGCCACGACCGGTACCTGCTCGAGCGGGTCACCGACCAGCAGTACGCCGTGCTCGGCGGGCACCTGCGCCACCTGCCCGGCGGCGTCGACGAGTACATGCGGCTGCGCGAGGCCGGCACCGGTGGCGGGACCGCCTCGGCGGCTGCCGCCGCGTCCGCCGGGAGGCCCGACACCGTCGGCGGGACCGGCTCGGCCGGTGCCGTGGCCGGGTCCGCAGCCGCGGCCGGTTCCGGCGCGTCGGCTGCGGCGGCCTCCGGCTTGTCGGGTGCAGACCGTCGGACGGCCGAGAAGGAGATGTCGGCGCTCGACCGCAAGATCGCGAAGGTCGGCGCGGACCGCAAGAAGCTGCTCGACCAGTTCGCGACGCACGACCAGTCGGACTACGCCGGGCTCGGTGAGCTGCAGACGAAGCTCGGCGCGCTCGAGGCCGAGGTCGAGCAGCTCGAGGAGCGTTGGCTCGAGGTCGCGGAGCTGCTCGGGGTCTGA
- a CDS encoding D-alanyl-D-alanine carboxypeptidase translates to MSRLRALVRRRRYTLALVVVLVLLAAGIAAATSAIGAQRQTAAAEERCTADGLAARWHHGELFLDARSARTGATVLTRRGDVPTQTGSTMKVVTAAATVSALGPDHRFTTTVVAGTTPGAVVLVGGGDPTLSRLPSGQDSVYPHAPHLDDLAEQVLAARGGQPVTSVQVDTDLFDGPAWHPSWPESARTSGSVSNITSLMVDGDRDDPTESYSMRSAGAVARAATAFAALLGPGVSVDTTSVAVPAGAQVIGSVHSATVAELVGMLLTDSDDTLAEMLARHVAIAEGAGRSFDAVQAGSTKALVRYGVPTAGLRLVDGSGLSPDNRVPASALTTLMRAVAANRDGLAPVDAGLAVAGRTGTLGEDGRFTGAAADARGHVRGKTGTLDDMYGLTGVTDEVAGDRIVFTVFAEGTSDPDARKEIDTLAAALWRCGGHAPAAR, encoded by the coding sequence GTGTCCAGACTCCGTGCCCTCGTCCGTCGCCGCCGGTACACCCTCGCGCTCGTGGTGGTGCTCGTCCTGCTCGCGGCGGGCATCGCCGCGGCGACCTCGGCGATCGGCGCGCAGCGGCAGACGGCGGCGGCCGAGGAACGCTGCACCGCCGACGGCCTCGCCGCTCGCTGGCACCACGGCGAGCTGTTCCTCGACGCACGCTCCGCCCGCACCGGCGCGACGGTCCTGACGCGCCGAGGTGACGTGCCGACGCAGACGGGCAGCACGATGAAGGTCGTCACCGCGGCCGCCACGGTGTCCGCCCTCGGACCGGACCACCGGTTCACCACGACGGTGGTCGCCGGCACGACGCCCGGCGCGGTCGTCCTGGTCGGCGGCGGGGACCCGACGTTGAGTCGGCTGCCCTCGGGTCAGGACAGCGTCTACCCGCACGCGCCGCACCTCGACGACCTGGCCGAGCAGGTGCTGGCCGCCCGCGGCGGGCAGCCGGTCACCTCGGTGCAGGTGGACACCGACCTGTTCGACGGACCAGCGTGGCACCCGAGCTGGCCGGAGAGCGCCCGCACGAGCGGCAGTGTCTCGAACATCACGTCGCTCATGGTCGACGGCGACCGCGACGACCCGACCGAGTCGTACTCGATGCGGAGCGCCGGAGCGGTCGCCCGCGCGGCGACGGCGTTCGCGGCGCTCCTCGGCCCGGGTGTCAGCGTCGACACGACCTCGGTGGCGGTGCCGGCGGGTGCGCAGGTCATCGGGTCGGTGCACTCGGCGACGGTCGCGGAGCTCGTCGGCATGCTCCTCACCGACTCGGACGACACCCTCGCCGAGATGCTCGCCCGACACGTCGCGATCGCCGAGGGCGCGGGGCGGTCCTTCGACGCCGTCCAGGCCGGCAGCACGAAGGCACTCGTCCGCTACGGGGTCCCGACCGCGGGGCTCCGCCTGGTGGACGGCTCGGGCCTCAGCCCGGACAACCGCGTGCCGGCCTCGGCGCTCACCACACTCATGCGCGCCGTCGCCGCGAACCGGGACGGCCTCGCGCCGGTCGACGCGGGGCTCGCCGTCGCCGGCCGGACGGGCACGCTCGGCGAGGACGGCCGGTTCACGGGAGCGGCCGCCGACGCCCGCGGCCACGTGCGCGGCAAGACCGGCACGCTCGACGACATGTACGGGCTCACCGGCGTGACGGACGAGGTCGCCGGGGACCGCATCGTCTTCACGGTCTTCGCCGAGGGGACGAGCGACCCGGACGCACGCAAGGAGATCGATACCCTCGCGGCGGCGTTGTGGCGCTGCGGCGGACACGCCCCGGCGGCGCGCTGA
- a CDS encoding MarR family transcriptional regulator, translated as MPPEDEVDRIVTAWGRERGDLDFAPLQVLSRVDRLARHLDRARRAAFDASGMEPWEFDVLSALRRAGEPYELSPKTLLQQTLVSSGTMTNRVDRLTSRGLVARRTDPRDGRGILVSLTAAGRTAVDAAIADLLGAERDILAGVSDDEQDQLAALLRRLILGLGD; from the coding sequence ATGCCACCAGAGGACGAGGTCGACCGCATCGTCACGGCGTGGGGCCGCGAGCGCGGTGACCTCGACTTCGCCCCGTTGCAGGTGCTCTCGCGGGTCGACCGGCTGGCCCGGCACCTCGACCGCGCGCGGCGGGCGGCCTTCGACGCGAGCGGCATGGAGCCGTGGGAGTTCGACGTGCTGTCGGCGCTGCGGCGGGCCGGTGAGCCGTACGAGCTGAGCCCGAAGACGCTCCTGCAGCAGACGCTGGTGTCGAGCGGCACGATGACGAACCGGGTCGACCGGCTGACCTCGCGGGGGCTCGTCGCCCGCCGCACCGACCCGCGCGACGGCCGCGGCATCCTCGTGTCGCTGACGGCGGCCGGGCGGACGGCCGTCGACGCCGCCATCGCCGACCTGCTCGGGGCCGAGCGGGACATCCTGGCGGGGGTCTCCGACGACGAGCAGGACCAGCTCGCCGCGCTGCTCCGGCGGCTCATCCTCGGCCTCGGCGACTGA
- a CDS encoding helicase associated domain-containing protein, which translates to MPTPTTALAALHAEYSDHATQPALTLTLDQRRGVAFYLADTDDSVEVESFVRRWTDRVHDLDDFVDKHGRMPRADSTRPRPATAEQTLVDTLTYFRQIGAAGGYCSYQVRRLEAVPGFAWNPRDAQWSAMLAAHQQFWVNHQRPPRRRATDPAEVTIGRWVAQQRAQHARGRLLPEREQQLRAARFRVL; encoded by the coding sequence ATGCCCACCCCGACCACGGCGCTCGCAGCGCTCCACGCCGAGTACTCCGACCACGCAACGCAGCCAGCCCTGACGCTCACCCTCGACCAACGGCGCGGCGTCGCGTTCTACCTCGCCGACACCGATGACTCCGTCGAGGTTGAATCCTTCGTACGACGCTGGACCGACCGAGTGCACGACCTCGACGACTTCGTCGACAAGCACGGACGGATGCCCCGCGCCGACTCGACCCGTCCCCGCCCTGCGACCGCCGAACAGACCCTCGTTGACACCCTTACGTACTTCCGGCAGATCGGCGCTGCGGGCGGCTACTGCTCGTACCAGGTTCGACGACTTGAAGCGGTGCCGGGCTTCGCATGGAACCCCCGGGACGCTCAGTGGTCCGCGATGCTCGCCGCGCACCAGCAGTTCTGGGTCAATCATCAGCGACCGCCGCGTCGTCGCGCGACCGACCCTGCCGAGGTGACGATCGGACGGTGGGTCGCCCAGCAACGCGCCCAGCACGCCCGCGGCCGCCTGCTGCCCGAACGCGAACAGCAGCTCCGGGCAGCACGGTTCCGGGTCCTCTGA
- a CDS encoding DEAD/DEAH box helicase family protein, protein MVDFGAMLASGADDAPIEPRELHSQLTKAPGYGYLRDVQGQVLSKWHERRDDRDIIIKVNTGGGKTIDGLIILQSYLNANAGPALFVAPSDYLVTQVIAEAEKIGIAVTTNVDGASYLNSEAIGIINAHKLVNGRTVFSDRRPTRPRVPIGAVVIDDVHAAIATTREKLSLTVPRSNAAFMPLLELFVEDLKTQSSDSYLDVRDDRRGAPVRVPFWAWRSKVEQVRELLRLQTGEKQDLFYDWPAVAEVLPLCRAAFANHELTITPHCPPIDHVTSFMEAKHRVFLTATLADDSVLVTDFGAAPASVQSPITPLTAGDIGERMILAPQEINPALSAEEIRSQIVDLSKMVNTVVLVPSTPWAEKWKAHAAIVATKDDIEDAVKKLRGRKHIGLVVLVNRYDGIDLPDDACRVLVLDGLPEAFSPEDRISSTLTRSSSGIDDRQVQRIEQGMGRGVRSNEDHCVVFLLGPRLAQLTVDPRTVTRFSPATQQQLKLSRQVASNMDNLPMSGIIKTVKQALSRDKSWVELALRTLRNIAPAPGHVSDAAVAEREAYALAQNGNLVAARDRIGSAAEAEQDEASAGRLLELQATYADMTNPELGQQILTQARALNTNVTKPLAGLTFVALEAHSPQAATCARRLGQKYSTAAGLRLDVESIIEDLVFDEYRTDQTEEALRRCGEFIGLGSQRPEHDTNTGPDNLWALGDNEFWVIEAKTGAKSAAIAKRDMGQLATSMLWFGKRYDPAARPVPIMVHRAVAAYSDATPVTGMRIITGRGLGELAAALRAFATALAEGVWTDPQAVAKLLEGHGLSASKLVDFTTPQRGVKN, encoded by the coding sequence ATGGTGGACTTCGGAGCAATGCTGGCGAGCGGGGCGGATGACGCTCCTATCGAGCCGCGGGAACTGCATAGTCAGTTGACCAAAGCGCCAGGCTACGGGTACCTCCGCGACGTTCAGGGGCAGGTGTTATCGAAGTGGCACGAGCGCCGCGACGATCGCGATATCATCATCAAAGTCAATACCGGCGGCGGCAAGACTATCGATGGCCTCATCATTCTTCAGAGCTACCTGAACGCCAACGCCGGCCCCGCGCTCTTCGTAGCCCCCAGTGACTACCTCGTGACGCAGGTCATCGCAGAGGCAGAGAAAATCGGCATCGCCGTCACAACAAACGTCGACGGCGCGTCCTACCTCAACAGCGAAGCCATCGGCATCATCAACGCACACAAACTCGTCAACGGTCGGACGGTATTTTCAGACCGTCGGCCCACGCGACCCCGCGTCCCCATCGGAGCGGTGGTCATCGACGACGTGCACGCTGCCATCGCCACGACACGAGAAAAGCTGTCGCTGACCGTGCCTCGCAGCAACGCTGCATTCATGCCGCTTCTGGAGCTGTTCGTGGAGGATTTGAAGACGCAGTCCTCGGACTCGTACCTCGACGTGCGCGACGACCGGCGAGGCGCTCCAGTGCGCGTGCCGTTCTGGGCGTGGCGGTCAAAAGTCGAGCAGGTACGAGAGCTCCTCCGCCTACAAACAGGCGAGAAACAGGACCTGTTCTACGACTGGCCGGCAGTTGCCGAAGTCTTGCCCCTGTGCCGTGCCGCCTTCGCAAACCATGAATTGACGATCACGCCGCACTGCCCGCCCATCGACCACGTGACGTCGTTCATGGAAGCGAAGCACCGCGTGTTCCTCACAGCGACGCTCGCCGACGACAGCGTCCTCGTCACCGACTTCGGCGCCGCTCCAGCCAGCGTTCAATCACCGATCACCCCACTGACCGCTGGTGATATCGGAGAGCGAATGATCCTCGCCCCACAAGAGATCAATCCTGCACTCTCCGCGGAGGAGATCCGCTCCCAGATTGTCGATCTCAGCAAAATGGTCAACACCGTAGTCCTCGTGCCCAGCACCCCATGGGCAGAGAAGTGGAAAGCCCACGCAGCAATAGTCGCGACGAAGGACGATATCGAAGATGCCGTGAAGAAGCTCCGCGGCAGGAAGCACATCGGGCTGGTCGTGCTGGTCAATCGGTATGACGGGATCGACCTCCCCGACGATGCTTGTCGCGTGCTGGTACTCGACGGGTTACCCGAGGCGTTTAGCCCCGAAGACCGCATCAGCTCTACCCTCACGCGCTCCAGTTCAGGAATTGACGACCGCCAGGTGCAACGCATCGAGCAGGGCATGGGCCGCGGCGTGCGTAGCAACGAGGACCACTGCGTGGTGTTCCTCCTCGGGCCCCGACTCGCACAACTGACCGTGGACCCACGCACCGTGACGCGTTTCAGTCCTGCGACCCAGCAACAGCTCAAGCTCTCCAGGCAGGTCGCCTCGAACATGGATAACCTCCCGATGAGTGGCATCATCAAAACGGTCAAACAAGCGCTATCACGGGACAAGAGCTGGGTCGAACTCGCACTCAGGACACTACGCAACATCGCACCTGCGCCCGGCCACGTCTCCGATGCTGCGGTGGCAGAGCGTGAGGCCTACGCACTGGCCCAAAACGGCAACCTCGTCGCCGCGCGCGACCGCATCGGCAGCGCCGCCGAGGCGGAACAGGATGAGGCGTCCGCAGGCAGGCTCCTGGAGCTGCAAGCGACCTACGCCGATATGACCAACCCTGAACTTGGCCAGCAGATCCTCACGCAAGCTCGCGCCCTGAATACCAATGTCACCAAGCCCCTGGCCGGACTGACATTCGTCGCTCTAGAGGCTCACTCTCCGCAAGCAGCGACATGCGCGCGCCGTCTCGGGCAGAAGTACTCGACCGCCGCAGGACTTCGCCTCGACGTAGAGTCCATCATCGAGGACCTCGTCTTCGATGAATACCGCACAGACCAGACCGAAGAGGCGTTGCGACGCTGCGGCGAATTCATCGGGCTCGGGTCTCAGCGCCCCGAGCACGATACGAACACCGGTCCTGACAATCTCTGGGCACTTGGTGATAACGAGTTCTGGGTCATCGAAGCGAAAACAGGAGCTAAAAGCGCCGCGATCGCGAAACGCGACATGGGACAGCTCGCGACCTCCATGCTGTGGTTCGGCAAGCGTTACGACCCCGCCGCACGGCCAGTGCCGATCATGGTGCATCGCGCTGTCGCTGCCTACTCGGATGCAACTCCAGTAACAGGGATGCGCATCATCACGGGAAGGGGCTTAGGTGAACTCGCGGCGGCACTGCGCGCTTTCGCGACCGCGCTGGCCGAAGGCGTCTGGACAGACCCGCAAGCGGTCGCCAAGTTGCTCGAAGGGCACGGGCTTTCCGCCAGCAAACTGGTCGACTTCACGACACCACAGCGTGGTGTCAAGAATTGA
- a CDS encoding AAA family ATPase, with amino-acid sequence MTSQFIITKEHRRFAEFADAVRKQNTIGVCFGPAGVGKTLSARRYAHWDSIGPFIARWAARSEDDTKIYAAAHRARTVFYTPEVSATMRALQDDLRHDMLRTEHCIEEHLILHGRHFDHAHGPNPSLLELIIIDESERLTGNAVEWLRDQYDRTGIAMILIGMPGIEKQFSHYPQLYSRLGFAHQYRPLGHDELLFVLERQWRKLGKTLDPDDFTDAQAIAAVERITRGNFRLLERLLPQIQRVLKINELDVITNDVVEAARSTLVIGTT; translated from the coding sequence ATGACGAGCCAGTTCATCATCACGAAGGAACACCGCCGGTTCGCGGAGTTCGCGGATGCCGTTCGGAAGCAGAACACCATCGGCGTCTGCTTCGGCCCCGCTGGCGTCGGTAAGACCCTTTCCGCACGCCGCTACGCCCACTGGGACAGCATCGGCCCATTCATCGCCAGATGGGCCGCACGCAGTGAAGACGACACCAAGATCTACGCCGCCGCACACCGTGCCCGCACGGTCTTCTACACGCCCGAGGTCTCCGCCACGATGCGAGCCCTGCAGGACGACCTCCGGCACGACATGCTCCGCACCGAACACTGCATCGAGGAACACCTCATCCTCCACGGCCGCCACTTCGACCACGCACACGGCCCCAACCCGTCCCTGCTCGAGCTGATCATCATCGACGAGTCCGAACGCCTCACCGGCAACGCCGTCGAGTGGCTCCGTGACCAGTACGACCGCACCGGCATCGCGATGATCCTCATCGGCATGCCCGGCATCGAGAAGCAGTTCAGCCACTACCCGCAGCTCTACAGCCGCCTTGGATTCGCCCACCAGTACCGTCCGCTCGGCCACGACGAGCTGCTCTTCGTCCTCGAACGTCAATGGCGCAAGCTCGGCAAGACGCTCGACCCCGACGACTTCACCGACGCCCAAGCCATCGCCGCCGTCGAACGCATCACCCGAGGCAACTTCCGACTCCTCGAACGCCTACTCCCACAGATCCAACGCGTCCTGAAGATCAACGAGCTCGACGTCATCACCAACGACGTCGTCGAAGCCGCCCGCAGCACCCTCGTCATCGGCACCACCTAA
- a CDS encoding Mu transposase C-terminal domain-containing protein, translating into MSCNGAIPLATLARTTGVAERTLQRWLARYRTGGYPALADGTRTDHGARRTAPELVRLIEGLALTKPRPSIATIHRQVDNHCTKRGLSAPSYSVVRSIVNGLDPGMMTLALEGPASYRDKHELLLRRRADRPNAIWQADHTMLDLLIVGPDGKPERPWLTVILDDYSRAVCGYMVFLGAPSAANTALALRQAIWHKPEPDWPVCGIPDVLYTDHGSDFTSHRIGDTAAVLHLRIIHSQVARPQGRGKIERFFGTINTELLPTLPGHLAPGSSAPTPALDLAGVDSAMNTFIRRYNARTHRELRKSPLEAWIADGWLPRLPDSLEQLDGFLLTVPTTRVVQRDGIHFEGLRYTATTLAPFVGSTVSVRYDPRDVTEIRVFHRDAFLCTAISTQHQTETISLKQIQAARNAQRRALRGQIRERIAIVRPTPDDHTPPAPAPAPDQRRLKTYEEDRS; encoded by the coding sequence GTGTCTTGTAACGGCGCCATCCCGCTCGCCACCCTCGCCCGCACCACGGGCGTCGCCGAACGCACCCTGCAACGCTGGCTCGCCCGCTACCGAACCGGCGGATACCCGGCTCTCGCCGACGGCACCCGCACCGATCACGGCGCCCGACGGACGGCACCGGAACTGGTGCGCCTGATCGAGGGGCTCGCGCTCACCAAGCCACGACCCTCGATCGCCACGATTCACCGCCAGGTCGACAACCACTGCACCAAACGAGGTCTCTCCGCGCCGTCGTACTCCGTTGTGCGGTCGATCGTGAACGGGCTTGATCCCGGGATGATGACGCTCGCGCTCGAGGGGCCCGCGTCATATCGGGACAAGCACGAACTGTTGCTCCGACGTCGTGCGGATCGCCCCAACGCGATCTGGCAGGCGGACCACACGATGCTCGACCTGCTCATCGTCGGACCCGACGGCAAGCCGGAACGGCCGTGGTTGACGGTGATCCTCGACGACTACTCCCGTGCGGTCTGCGGGTACATGGTGTTCCTCGGCGCCCCATCCGCCGCGAACACCGCGCTCGCGCTCCGGCAAGCGATCTGGCACAAGCCGGAACCAGACTGGCCCGTCTGCGGGATCCCAGACGTGCTCTACACGGACCACGGGTCCGACTTCACCAGCCACCGAATCGGCGACACCGCCGCCGTGCTGCACCTCCGCATCATCCACTCGCAGGTTGCTCGACCACAGGGCCGCGGGAAGATCGAGCGGTTCTTCGGCACCATCAACACCGAGCTGCTCCCAACGCTCCCCGGCCACCTCGCGCCCGGATCCTCCGCGCCGACGCCGGCGCTAGATCTCGCCGGTGTCGACAGTGCCATGAACACGTTCATCCGCCGCTACAACGCCCGCACCCACCGCGAGCTCCGGAAGAGCCCACTGGAAGCGTGGATCGCAGACGGGTGGCTGCCACGACTGCCGGACTCCCTCGAGCAGCTCGATGGGTTCCTGCTCACCGTCCCAACCACGCGCGTCGTGCAACGAGACGGCATCCACTTCGAAGGGCTCCGCTACACCGCAACCACCCTCGCACCCTTCGTGGGCAGCACCGTCAGCGTCCGGTACGACCCCCGCGACGTCACCGAGATCCGCGTCTTCCACCGCGACGCGTTCCTCTGCACCGCCATCAGCACCCAGCACCAGACCGAGACGATCAGCCTCAAACAGATCCAAGCCGCCCGGAACGCGCAACGCAGAGCCCTGCGCGGGCAGATCCGCGAACGCATCGCGATCGTCCGCCCCACGCCCGATGATCACACCCCACCAGCACCCGCACCCGCACCGGATCAACGGCGACTGAAGACCTACGAGGAGGACCGGTCATGA
- a CDS encoding bile acid:sodium symporter: protein MEDHQILLYLAAIAIGAGAGLVLPGAEHLEVGINPVLGLLLYATFLGVPFAAIGRAVRDVRFLGTVLVLNFVVVPVVVFVLSRFVAGDPPLLFGVLLVLLTPCIDHVIVFSGLAGGASARLLAAAPLLMLVQILLLPVYLLLFIGPTGVAAVEIGPFVEAFLVLIVLPLVAAAATQALAKRARIGQRVEGLMQGLMVPLMMATLFVVVASQAGAVAENVSRLILLVPIYGAFLVVMAVLGMIAGKITRLDVPSRRALVFSGATRNSLVVLPLALALPPDLGLAPVVVVTQTLVELVGMIIYVRAVPALIPTAVEPTQR from the coding sequence ATGGAGGATCACCAGATCCTGCTCTACCTGGCCGCGATCGCCATCGGCGCCGGAGCAGGACTAGTGCTGCCCGGAGCGGAGCACCTCGAGGTCGGTATCAACCCCGTCCTCGGCCTCCTGCTCTACGCGACGTTCCTCGGGGTGCCATTCGCCGCGATCGGACGAGCGGTCCGAGATGTTCGCTTCCTCGGCACAGTCCTCGTGCTGAACTTCGTCGTCGTGCCGGTCGTGGTGTTCGTCCTGTCCAGGTTCGTTGCCGGCGACCCGCCACTGCTCTTCGGCGTGCTGCTGGTGCTGCTGACACCCTGCATCGACCACGTCATCGTGTTCTCCGGCCTCGCCGGCGGTGCGTCCGCGCGACTCCTCGCGGCGGCACCCCTCCTGATGCTGGTGCAGATCCTGCTGCTCCCCGTCTACCTGCTGCTGTTCATCGGCCCCACTGGGGTCGCCGCAGTCGAGATCGGACCGTTCGTCGAAGCGTTCCTCGTCCTGATCGTCCTGCCGCTGGTCGCGGCCGCGGCGACGCAGGCACTCGCGAAGCGGGCGAGGATCGGCCAGCGTGTCGAGGGGCTGATGCAGGGCCTAATGGTGCCCCTGATGATGGCGACCCTGTTCGTTGTCGTCGCCTCACAAGCGGGAGCGGTCGCCGAGAACGTCAGCCGACTCATCCTGCTGGTACCCATCTACGGGGCGTTCCTGGTGGTGATGGCCGTGCTCGGGATGATCGCCGGCAAGATCACCAGGCTCGACGTCCCCAGCCGGCGCGCGCTGGTGTTCAGCGGCGCAACGCGGAACTCCCTCGTCGTCCTCCCGCTTGCGCTCGCACTCCCACCAGACCTCGGGCTCGCACCGGTCGTCGTGGTAACCCAGACGCTCGTCGAGCTCGTCGGCATGATCATCTACGTCCGCGCCGTGCCCGCACTGATTCCGACCGCAGTGGAACCGACGCAGCGGTAG